The following coding sequences lie in one Spirosoma sp. KUDC1026 genomic window:
- a CDS encoding IS3 family transposase has translation MKQFENQVSRTLLCQWLSVPRSVFYYQPQSGRPGARPSQVTMKRDGSWVDNQLVVVSIRQLLDVEFNALGYEYITHELKKEYLINKKKVYRLMQEHNLLLGKVIRPMGKREFVKFRRIEATKPLEYLCWDIKYVWVEGERRNYYLLSVIDVYSRKILDWLFQGSIRQIDLINLFRRINRNHELKGVILRNDNGSQFIAHSVRNFLKSSEIKQEFTHVATPEENSYIEAFHSILEHDVIERNVFDSYYEAKEMLGRYFFHYNNHRLHRSIGFVTPQQKWEEAQVIYDTTFSENLSS, from the coding sequence ATGAAACAGTTTGAAAATCAAGTAAGTCGTACCCTGTTATGCCAGTGGCTTAGTGTACCTCGGAGCGTGTTTTACTACCAACCACAATCAGGTAGACCTGGAGCACGCCCCAGCCAGGTAACCATGAAACGGGATGGATCGTGGGTAGACAACCAACTGGTCGTGGTCAGTATTCGGCAACTGCTGGATGTTGAGTTCAATGCCCTTGGCTACGAATACATCACCCACGAGTTGAAAAAAGAATACTTAATCAATAAGAAAAAGGTGTATCGACTCATGCAAGAGCATAATTTACTTCTGGGCAAAGTGATCCGACCGATGGGCAAGCGGGAATTTGTTAAATTCAGACGAATCGAAGCGACCAAGCCCTTGGAATACCTGTGCTGGGATATCAAATACGTCTGGGTAGAAGGGGAACGGCGGAATTACTATCTGTTGAGCGTCATTGATGTGTATAGCCGCAAAATTCTGGATTGGCTATTCCAAGGCAGTATTCGTCAAATCGACTTAATCAATCTTTTTCGACGAATCAACCGGAATCATGAACTGAAGGGCGTCATTTTGCGCAATGATAATGGCAGTCAATTCATTGCTCACTCGGTACGTAACTTTTTGAAAAGCTCCGAAATCAAGCAGGAATTCACTCATGTGGCCACCCCTGAAGAGAACTCGTACATTGAAGCTTTTCACAGCATTCTAGAACATGATGTGATCGAGCGCAATGTATTTGACAGCTATTATGAGGCCAAAGAAATGTTAGGGCGTTATTTTTTCCATTACAACAATCACCGTCTTCATCGTTCGATTGGTTTTGTAACACCTCAGCAGAAATGGGAGGAAGCACAGGTAATTTACGACACAACCTTTTCAGAAAATTTGTCCAGCTAA
- a CDS encoding transposase: protein MSKLRRSFTPDDRYSIVQEAIRDGHAETCRKYNLSPSLLRKWKLKYLSKGKEGLKDSYARVDPQLRVLEEENERLKRIVAKQALELEIKSELLKKTPIHSRRS from the coding sequence ATGAGCAAATTAAGGCGGAGTTTTACTCCCGATGACCGCTATTCTATCGTCCAGGAAGCCATTCGTGACGGCCATGCCGAGACTTGTCGAAAATACAATCTATCTCCTTCGCTGCTGCGCAAGTGGAAATTGAAGTATTTGAGTAAAGGCAAAGAAGGCCTCAAAGATTCTTACGCACGCGTCGATCCCCAGCTTCGAGTGCTCGAAGAAGAAAATGAACGCCTGAAGCGGATTGTAGCAAAACAAGCTTTGGAACTGGAGATCAAAAGTGAGCTACTAAAAAAAACTCCTATTCACTCCAGGAGAAGCTAG
- a CDS encoding phage integrase SAM-like domain-containing protein: MVPYWKARNNEENANRYDAEFTMIERYLATLSPKRTDVVISAINEEWFYAYFDWLRNKPRPVKSDYTFRQRLGQIKAVIRLAFKKGAIPAMPKFEIKPNLQKGRKPKLDNDQLQRMETLDYITEQLQKRNRARRYPHSPVLPYND; encoded by the coding sequence GTGGTTCCGTACTGGAAGGCGCGTAACAACGAGGAGAACGCCAACCGCTACGACGCCGAGTTCACCATGATCGAACGTTACCTGGCCACGCTATCACCCAAACGAACGGACGTGGTCATTTCCGCCATCAACGAGGAATGGTTTTATGCCTACTTTGACTGGTTACGGAATAAACCCCGCCCCGTCAAATCCGACTACACGTTTCGCCAGCGGCTGGGCCAGATCAAAGCCGTGATCCGGCTCGCCTTCAAAAAAGGAGCCATCCCGGCCATGCCCAAATTTGAGATCAAGCCGAACCTGCAAAAAGGCCGTAAGCCCAAACTAGACAACGACCAGCTTCAGCGCATGGAAACCTTGGACTACATCACTGAACAGCTTCAGAAACGAAACCGGGCCAGACGCTACCCCCACTCGCCGGTTCTTCCGTACAACGACTAA
- the trxB gene encoding thioredoxin-disulfide reductase — translation MTSEHVKCLIIGSGPAGYTAAIYAARANMNPVLYQGGQPGGQLTITTEVDNFPGYPEGVQGPQMMQDLESQARRFGSDIRYGLVTQVEFSENPGRDKPHRAIVDDNHEITADSIIISTGASAKWLGLPSEMRLNGLGVSACAVCDGFFFRNQEVAIVGAGDTAAEEASYLANLCKKVYMIVRRDEMRASRFMQQRVKTAPNIEILYNTETQEILGDEGVTGARVKNTVTGEETVLAVTGFFVAIGHKPNTDIFKAYVDLDDHGYIITEKGSTRTNIPGVFACGDAQDNVYRQAITAAGTGCMAALDAERYLVTLEMQDQEVVH, via the coding sequence ATGACTTCTGAACACGTTAAGTGCCTGATTATCGGCTCTGGCCCAGCGGGCTATACAGCGGCTATTTATGCAGCCCGGGCTAATATGAATCCCGTTCTGTACCAGGGTGGTCAACCCGGTGGCCAACTCACCATTACGACCGAAGTAGATAATTTTCCGGGATATCCGGAAGGAGTGCAAGGCCCGCAGATGATGCAGGACCTCGAAAGTCAGGCCCGCCGGTTTGGTTCCGACATTCGGTATGGCCTGGTAACCCAGGTCGAGTTCTCGGAAAATCCAGGCCGCGACAAGCCTCACCGCGCTATTGTCGACGACAACCACGAAATCACGGCTGATTCCATCATCATCTCGACCGGCGCGTCGGCCAAATGGCTGGGGCTGCCATCCGAAATGCGGTTGAATGGCCTGGGTGTATCGGCCTGCGCCGTTTGTGACGGTTTCTTCTTCCGCAATCAGGAAGTAGCCATCGTTGGTGCGGGCGATACGGCTGCCGAAGAAGCCAGCTACCTCGCCAACCTCTGCAAGAAAGTGTACATGATCGTGCGTCGGGACGAAATGCGCGCGTCGCGGTTCATGCAGCAGCGGGTAAAAACGGCTCCGAACATCGAAATTCTGTACAATACCGAAACGCAGGAAATTCTAGGCGACGAAGGTGTAACGGGAGCCCGGGTAAAAAATACGGTAACGGGTGAAGAAACCGTTTTAGCTGTTACCGGCTTCTTTGTGGCTATTGGCCACAAACCGAATACGGATATTTTCAAAGCATACGTTGATCTGGATGATCACGGCTACATCATCACCGAAAAAGGCAGTACCCGCACCAATATTCCGGGGGTCTTTGCCTGTGGCGATGCGCAGGATAACGTCTACCGTCAGGCAATTACGGCAGCCGGAACCGGTTGCATGGCGGCCCTCGATGCTGAACGTTACCTGGTCACGCTTGAAATGCAGGATCAAGAAGTTGTTCATTAA
- a CDS encoding M23 family metallopeptidase — MRKTAIQWLLAIGCLSITLTTQAQERGRFKKNLRITPKNQPNSQVFEQPQKAEDPFDQEMAPLQFNNQFEPKKELNPVVSEDTSQIDQGETSVVEVLDSVLIGNEWVKAADYYAVWDSRTIDPYNINPLEFNEAIDIKLYDPPANRYWAPPLNEGKLTSNFGFRWGRWHTGADLDLETGDPIYSAFDGIVRVVGWNGDGYGRYVLVRHYNGLETLYGHMSKQTVESGQYVKAGDQLGLGGSTGRSSGPHLHFETRYEGNPFSPLNIYTFPENALISDHFLLTSNVWDYLRGGRPSSDGGSRPRLKRTILHRVRSGETLSSIASRYGMSVSALTRKNHISSRSKLRPGQKLRVN, encoded by the coding sequence ATGAGAAAAACCGCTATACAGTGGCTGTTAGCTATTGGGTGTCTGAGCATCACCCTAACGACGCAGGCACAGGAGCGCGGGCGATTTAAAAAAAACCTGCGTATTACCCCTAAGAACCAACCGAACTCTCAGGTCTTCGAACAGCCGCAAAAAGCGGAAGACCCGTTTGATCAGGAAATGGCTCCGCTGCAGTTTAACAACCAGTTTGAGCCAAAAAAAGAACTTAACCCGGTCGTTAGCGAAGATACAAGCCAGATTGACCAAGGCGAAACCAGTGTTGTTGAAGTACTTGATTCTGTTTTGATCGGTAATGAATGGGTAAAAGCGGCCGACTATTACGCCGTTTGGGATTCCCGCACCATCGACCCCTATAACATCAATCCGCTGGAATTCAACGAAGCCATCGACATCAAACTGTACGATCCGCCCGCCAACCGCTACTGGGCGCCCCCCCTCAACGAGGGTAAACTAACATCGAACTTCGGCTTCCGCTGGGGCCGCTGGCACACGGGAGCCGACCTTGATCTGGAAACGGGTGATCCCATTTACTCAGCCTTTGACGGCATCGTTCGGGTAGTTGGCTGGAACGGCGATGGCTACGGGCGCTACGTTCTGGTGAGACACTATAATGGCCTCGAAACGCTCTACGGTCACATGTCGAAACAAACGGTTGAATCGGGTCAGTACGTGAAAGCGGGGGATCAGCTAGGGCTGGGTGGCAGCACGGGCCGCAGTTCGGGCCCTCACCTTCACTTCGAAACCCGCTATGAAGGCAATCCGTTTAGCCCGCTGAACATCTACACGTTCCCGGAAAACGCGCTTATTTCCGATCATTTCCTGCTGACCAGCAATGTCTGGGATTACCTGCGCGGTGGCCGGCCCTCGTCGGATGGAGGCTCGCGTCCTCGTCTTAAACGGACAATCCTGCACCGGGTTCGTTCCGGCGAAACGCTCAGTTCCATTGCCAGCCGCTACGGTATGTCGGTGTCGGCGCTGACACGTAAGAACCACATTTCCTCGCGGTCTAAACTACGTCCCGGCCAGAAGCTACGGGTGAACTAA
- a CDS encoding transglutaminase domain-containing protein, whose amino-acid sequence MYAARPVLALLLLVFATAFSFPVGKQEVPRPSKFVTIDYSTIDAYARNTPESATRNLSTLSAYLTSPARTELAKARSVYTWITSHINYDMTAYSGRRYSSELEYINRVMNSRKAVCTGFALLYKHLLKQAGIEVANIKGYSRTNDSEAGRPIRQMDHEWNAVKLDGDWYLVDIAWAQTTAKPGPTGALQPNDFYFLTEPTAFAVNHFPQGTSWQLLEKPFTKAQFDQFPKVYDAYFRLGFDQKFPQTGLLEASDDLTLTLKNEGDVEFMCSVGSVGGSRATNVPVQVQHTGDTYRLTVPMMQRGDNTLYIFAKRQGPRNERVKSFEGIAAFTVTK is encoded by the coding sequence ATGTACGCAGCCAGACCTGTCCTGGCCTTATTGCTACTAGTTTTCGCTACTGCTTTCTCGTTTCCTGTTGGTAAACAGGAGGTTCCCCGCCCGTCGAAGTTCGTTACGATAGACTACAGTACCATCGATGCGTACGCCCGTAATACGCCCGAGTCGGCGACCCGGAATCTGAGTACGCTGAGTGCTTACCTGACCTCGCCTGCCCGTACTGAACTGGCCAAAGCCCGTTCGGTGTATACCTGGATCACGTCGCATATCAATTACGACATGACAGCCTATAGCGGTCGGCGGTACTCGTCCGAGTTGGAATACATAAACCGGGTTATGAACAGCCGAAAGGCCGTCTGTACCGGTTTCGCGTTGCTGTATAAGCACCTGCTGAAACAGGCGGGTATTGAGGTCGCCAATATAAAGGGGTACTCCCGTACGAACGATAGTGAAGCGGGGCGGCCCATTCGCCAGATGGATCACGAATGGAATGCGGTTAAACTCGATGGCGACTGGTACCTGGTTGACATTGCCTGGGCGCAGACGACGGCAAAACCTGGTCCGACGGGGGCACTGCAGCCTAACGATTTTTACTTTCTGACGGAGCCTACGGCCTTTGCGGTCAATCACTTTCCGCAGGGAACAAGCTGGCAGTTGCTGGAAAAACCGTTTACGAAAGCCCAGTTCGACCAGTTTCCTAAAGTGTACGATGCTTACTTCCGACTGGGCTTCGATCAGAAATTTCCGCAGACAGGCTTGCTGGAAGCCAGCGATGACCTTACCCTGACGTTGAAAAACGAAGGTGACGTCGAGTTTATGTGCTCGGTAGGCAGCGTCGGCGGATCACGGGCGACCAACGTGCCCGTCCAGGTGCAGCATACCGGCGATACATACCGGCTGACGGTACCGATGATGCAGAGGGGGGACAATACGCTTTATATCTTCGCTAAACGGCAGGGCCCCCGTAACGAACGTGTCAAATCGTTCGAGGGTATTGCAGCCTTTACCGTAACGAAATAA
- a CDS encoding bifunctional nuclease family protein — MDKIKLEILGLSPSQSQSGSFALVLGEEYGNRRLPIIIGMFEAQAIAIEIEKIVPNRPMTHDLFKQFAEQFKFTVREIVISELREGIFFAKIVCFDGVRESNIDARPSDAIAIGIRFDVPIYTNESILSEAGITASGSEEEDEQEELVKSSNRPSTRSFGDQLKNASAEELQRMLDDALGNEEYERAAKIRDEMSKRN, encoded by the coding sequence GTGGATAAGATTAAACTAGAGATATTGGGCCTTTCCCCCAGTCAGTCGCAATCCGGCTCGTTCGCGCTGGTACTGGGTGAAGAATACGGTAACCGCCGATTACCGATTATTATTGGCATGTTTGAGGCTCAGGCCATTGCCATCGAAATTGAGAAGATTGTTCCGAACCGCCCGATGACGCACGATCTGTTCAAGCAGTTTGCCGAACAGTTCAAGTTTACGGTGCGGGAGATCGTTATCTCTGAACTGCGGGAAGGTATTTTCTTCGCCAAGATCGTTTGTTTCGACGGCGTTCGGGAAAGTAACATCGACGCGCGCCCGTCGGACGCCATTGCGATTGGCATCCGCTTCGACGTACCGATCTACACGAACGAGTCTATCCTCTCAGAAGCGGGGATCACAGCCAGCGGTAGTGAGGAAGAGGACGAGCAGGAGGAGCTGGTTAAATCGTCGAATCGTCCGTCGACGCGTTCGTTCGGTGATCAGTTGAAAAATGCCTCTGCTGAAGAATTACAACGAATGCTTGACGATGCGCTTGGCAACGAGGAGTATGAGCGGGCCGCCAAAATCCGCGATGAAATGAGTAAGCGTAATTAG
- a CDS encoding electron transfer flavoprotein subunit alpha/FixB family protein: MSVLIFAELDEGKLKKSSQEAIFYGAKVADMLGTSATAIVAGAADDSELATAGRYGATKVLHASDSKLNEPNGMAYATVVAAAAQQEGSKVIVLAKSSLADAMTARLAGKLKAGLAANVIELPDLSNGFRVKSSIYTGKAFAYNDLKADVKIVAIRKNTVTPEETEATAPVEKFAPALNDGDFAISVKSTEKSSGDILLPEADLVVSAGRGLKGPENWGPVEDLAKALHAATACSKPVSDLDWRPHSEHVGQTGLKISPNLYIACGISGAIQHLAGVNSSKVIVVINKDPDAPFFKSADYGIVGDVFDVLPRLTKAVQAL; this comes from the coding sequence ATGTCAGTTCTCATATTTGCCGAATTAGACGAAGGCAAGCTCAAAAAATCGTCGCAGGAAGCTATTTTCTACGGGGCCAAAGTAGCCGATATGCTCGGTACATCGGCCACCGCCATCGTCGCCGGTGCCGCTGATGACAGCGAACTCGCTACGGCCGGTCGCTACGGCGCGACGAAGGTGCTACACGCATCCGACAGCAAGCTGAACGAGCCCAACGGTATGGCCTACGCTACCGTTGTGGCCGCAGCCGCCCAGCAGGAGGGTAGCAAGGTGATCGTGCTGGCTAAATCGTCGCTGGCCGATGCCATGACCGCCCGGCTGGCCGGCAAACTCAAAGCTGGTCTGGCTGCCAACGTCATCGAGCTGCCCGACCTGTCGAACGGCTTCCGGGTGAAAAGCAGCATCTATACCGGCAAAGCCTTTGCCTATAACGACCTGAAAGCCGATGTCAAGATTGTAGCAATCAGGAAAAACACCGTTACGCCCGAAGAAACAGAGGCAACGGCACCGGTCGAAAAGTTTGCGCCTGCGCTAAACGATGGTGATTTTGCGATCTCCGTGAAAAGCACCGAAAAATCGTCCGGCGACATTCTCCTGCCCGAAGCCGATCTGGTTGTTTCGGCGGGCCGTGGGCTCAAAGGACCCGAAAACTGGGGGCCTGTTGAAGACCTGGCCAAAGCCCTGCACGCAGCAACCGCTTGTTCGAAACCCGTGTCGGATCTGGACTGGCGTCCTCATTCTGAACACGTTGGTCAGACTGGCCTCAAGATCAGCCCGAATCTGTATATTGCCTGTGGAATTTCTGGGGCTATTCAGCACCTGGCGGGCGTAAACTCCTCGAAGGTAATTGTTGTTATCAACAAGGACCCTGACGCGCCGTTCTTCAAATCGGCGGATTACGGCATCGTTGGCGATGTGTTCGACGTATTGCCACGTCTGACGAAAGCGGTGCAGGCCCTTTGA